In the Engystomops pustulosus chromosome 2, aEngPut4.maternal, whole genome shotgun sequence genome, one interval contains:
- the SPAG5 gene encoding sperm-associated antigen 5, with protein MLSPANPPSDENQILDVQNVHRKSVGRTPLKALAGQQLSVLDPNTLEKRPSLSKASSQSALKSKESTRISTGATISIWSDACRSDNVTGCSGTKVNPSKNLPLLGTEVSELDVPTLPKAPESVDELIQLHDNVQSPSKDDGHSELSVNYTTHRLHKKCEKTHELPELKKNPILQNETCQNATRVADKPESRNDVHEVLTHDEPIKILTQNLETADEDSSAANGLHLDALIIAKTETLLPAKRNDGRLEDLVPGEDHDEGDKSYVVELANATYDVNPVEGPEQVPLAVIDVVSEVSAIIENWDLTKTKEDCFQNVAAEGDEVHVLACPQLETLTSSLPGTVINDQYEMQLLSNSPKRLDSVVSDSSGHFEDSLHTEVVLCDPEMSSCKTENDRAETRASKCCTPIDGLTTDHVLTDSSALTHNQWFSPITAMDKEGQSNPNPDKEKVTESFPLSSATPVMPTHSKGRDLSLFSREIFKNVTPRMFASPHEAGTSMTPVSTSEGVTWTTPIMLLNKSMNTSYDLLSKQEKDAKDNSSETDSLLWNFSREALRNASRDDLMDRLEGALIVVEVLSRQLQGWQQNNICPKPSEQRECATQTCVTYTSTEEQYYHNLYLQTLSRLRSVQRSQEEEQMLNLHLKAATEALTSHRNKASSMIEFATSLYETTEKDRGDLKQKMGCTRKLITDHMSVLEKMSEKLKESFHQRDEMKANMEKAIQEKDAADQCLRDLEIHSSAAIAQLRRDLESERQLCESVKEAYEQQRSYNEELADFVHGAQIVCSKVEEDRTQLQKRCSQAKGLMSLHWRLFEVMKEKTKSALDEYEGLKMERDVAVLEKEKVQGHLESMQYQNEQLTLENSRLGSELELLMGSLCTLKSDIEQLNDEKSEYEELLDAKNSSMKLLEKELNEATARGLEYQDRIKYLAGQVVPSLELDLSDALIQKDNLQKQLEGLAKEHTSQVMCYKESLEFLEQENSVCREQVAETESQLKTHHLTVLERNYLCENLKDTIKDLEKKVSDLQDQLSRSQEEAQGRIMNLSKRISDSYVEVSKIKSHMLSLMETLKESMEIKTTEHSLPGSLRTSRSFLAHLDEELTTKDINTTDPEERRESIWSKTSAFTVVLPATSQSAGTQEEHLPDVVRELSNMVSDVINVSSNAMEEKRQIVQDFKMEISSLNEELQNQRFQHASEMRVLQEEVVALKRQNCAWEEKVNCKQKCISELQEVVNKQEQKIWQQFSKAKESEALVQENAQLQLSLKVYEKEVEVLKQELAQNPTEAARSWMQEKLLLHKDLTTLRLKLCDTEYSKSEAIQRLSRHKDILKANLAHSEAEVQKLDDIIVRIRQVLLSIPEIVNNCDKLRTLMEFLN; from the exons ATGTTGTCTCCAGCCAACCCCCCTAGTGATGAAAATCAGATTCTGGATGTGCAAAAT GTGCATCGTAAATCTGTTGGTCGGACTCCCTTGAAGGCTCTTGCTGGTCAGCAGCTTTCTGTACTTGACCCAAATACTCTTGAAAAAAGACCTTCTCTGTCAAAAGCATCCAGTCAGTCGGCTCTTAAAAGCAAG GAATCTACCAGAATCAGCACTGGGGCAACAATCAGTATTTGGAGTGACGCTTGCCGGAGTGATAATGTGACAGGATGTTCAGGAACCAAGGTCAACCCTTCAAAGAATCTACCTCTCCTGGGGACTGAAGTGTCAGAATTAGACGTACCCACTTTGCCTAAAGCTCCTGAGAGTGTTGATGAGTTAATTCAGTTACATGATAATGTACAGTCACCGTCCAAGGATGACGGTCATAGTGAACTGTCAGTGAATTACACTACCCATAGGCTTCACAAAAAGTGTGAGAAGACGCATGAGCTTCCAGAATTAAAGAAAAATCCTATACTGCAAAATGAGACCTGCCAAAACGCAACTCGTGTGGCAGATAAACCTGAAAGCCGAAATGATGTGCATGAAGTCCTTACACATGATGAACCTATTAAAATACTCACACAAAATCTTGAAACCGCAGATGAAGACAGCAGTGCAGCGAATGGTTTGCACCTCGATGCTTTGATCATTGCTAAAACTGAAACCCTTCTTCCTGCCAAGAGAAATGATGGCAGGTTAGAAGATCTGGTCCCTGGTGAAGATCATGATGAAGGTGATAAGTCCTATGTTGTAGAGCTTGCCAATGCCACCTATGATGTAAATCCTGTAGAGGGCCCTGAGCAGGTCCCTTTGGCAGTCATTGATGTGGTGTCTGAAGTAAGTGCGATTATTGAAAATTGGGACTTGACTAAGACAAAAGAAGATTGTTTCCAAAATGTGGCAGCTGAAGGTGATGAAGTCCATGTTCTGGCTTGTCCGCAGCTGGAAACATTGACTTCATCTCTTCCAGGCACGGTGATAAATGACCAATATGAAATGCAGCTACTCAGTAATTCACCCAAGAGACTTGACTCCGTAGTCAGTGACAGTTCGGGACATTTTGAGGACTCTCTGCATACAGAAGTGGTATTATGTGATCCTGAGATGTCTTCATGCAAAACTGAGAATGACAGAGCAGAGACAAGAGCAAGTAAATGTTGTACACCTATAGACGGTTTGACCACAGATCACGTGTTGACGGATTCCTCTGCATTAACACATAACCAGTGGTTTTCTCCTATCACAGCTATGGATAAGGAAGGTCAGTCTAACCCAAATCCTGACAAAGAAAAGGTTACAGAAAGCTTTCCATTAAGCTCTGCCACTCCAGTAATGCCGACTCATTCAAAGGGGCGCGATTTATCTTTGTTTAGCAGAGAAATCTTTAAAAATGTTACTCCAAGGATGTTTGCCTCTCCTCATGAAGCTGGGACTTCTATGACTCCAGTGTCCACTTCTGAGGGAGTGACGTGGACTACACCAATAATGCTCCTAAACAAGAGCATGAACACTTCCTATGACCTTCTAAGCAAGCAGGAGAAAGATGCAAAGGACAATTCCTCAGAGACCGATTCACTTCTGTGGAA TTTCTCAAGGGAGGCCTTAAGGAACGCATCTCGGGATGACCTAATGGATCGTTTGGAAGGCGCATTAATCGTAGTCGAAGTTCTTTCTCGCCAGCTTCAAGGTTGGCAGCAAAATAACATCTGTCCTAAGCCATCTGAGCAGAGGGAGTGCGCCACACAGACATGTGTCACATACACCAGTACG gagGAACAGTACTACCATAATCTGTATTTACAGACCCTGAGTAGACTTCGGTCAGTACAGCGCAGTCAGGAGGAAGAACAAATGTTAAACTTGCATCTTAAAGCAGCCACTGAAGCATTG ACCTcacacaggaataaagcttcCTCTATGATCGAGTTTGCAACAAGCTTGTATGAAACTACTGAAAAAGATAGAGGTGACCTAAAACAAAAG ATGGGCTGCACCCGCAAGCTAATCACCGATCATATGAGCGTTTTGGAGAAGATGAGCGAGAAGCTAAAGGAGAGTTTTCATCAGAGGGATGAAATGAAAGCAAACATGGAGAAGGCCATACAGGAGAAGGATGCG GCGGACCAGTGTCTCCGGGATCTTGAGATCCATTCTTCAGCGGCCATCGCTCAGCTACGCCGGGACCTGGAATCTGAAAGGCAGCTTTGTGAGTCTGTAAAAGAAGCTTATGAGCAGCAG CGTTCCTACAATGAGGAACTGGCGGATTTTGTACATGGGGCTCAGATTGTGTGCTCAAAAGTAGAGGAGGATCGAACCCAGCTGCAGAAACGG TGCTCTCAGGCAAAAGGGTTGATGTCCCTGCACTGGCGTCTGTTTGAAGTTATGAAGGAGAAGACAAAGTCTGCACTTGATGAGTATGAAGGACTCAAAATGGAAAGGGACGTGGCTGTTTTAGAAAAGGAAAAA GTACAAGGTCATTTAGAAAGTATGCAGTATCAGAATGAACAGCTGACGCTGGAGAACTCACGCCTTGGTTCAG aGCTGGAGTTGCTAATGGGCAGTCTATGTACATTGAAATCTGATATTGAGCAACTAAATGATGAAAAATCTGAATATGAAGAACTGCTCGATGCTAAGAATTCATCTATGAAACTGCTTGAAAAGGAGCTGAATGAAGCGACTGCTCG GGGACTGGAATATCAAGATCGTATCAAGTACCTGGCTGGACAGGTTGTGCCCAG CCTCGAGTTGGATTTGTCAGATGCCTTAATCCAGAAGGATAACCTACAGAAACAGCTGGAGGGGCTTGCAAAAGAACATACCTCCCAAGTTATGTGTTACAAGGAGAGTCTTGAG tttctTGAGCAGGAGAACAGTGTTTGTCGGGAGCAGGTGGCGGAGACTGAATCTCAGCTCAAAACGCATCACCTGACCGTGCTGGAAAGGAATTATTTATGTGAAAATCTAAAGGATACCATTAAAGACCTAGA GAAGAAAGTAAGTGACTTGCAAGACCAGCTGTCCCGCTCACAGGAGGAAGCTCAGGGCAGGATCATGAACCTAAGTAAACGGATCTCAGATTCCTACGTGGAGGTATCCAAAATCAAGTCACATATGCTGAGCCTAATGGAGACTCTCAAAGAATCTATGGAAATTAAG ACAACAGAACACAGTTTACCTGGATCACTAAGAACTAGCCGGAGTTTCTTGGCACACTTGGATGAAGAGCTGACAACTAAAGACATCAACACAACAG ACCCTGAAGAGAGAAGAGAAAGCATCTGGAGTAAAACCAGCGCGTTTACTGTTGTGCTCCCAGCAACCTCCCAATCTGCTG GTACACAGGAGGAACATCTACCTGATGTGGTACGAGAGCTGAGTAATATGGTGTCAGATGTTATTAATGTTTCGTCAAATGCCATGGAGGAAAAACGGCAGATCGTTCAGGACTTCAAAATGGAAAT CTCTTCTCTAAATGAAGAACTCCAGAATCAGAGGTTCCAGCATGCATCAGAAATGCGagtcctgcaggaggaggttgtCGCCCTCAAAAGGCAAAACTGTGCCTGGGAAGAGAAAGTAAACTGCAAACAAAAG TGTATCAGCGAGCTCCAGGAGGTTGTGAACAAACAAGAACAGAAGATTTGGCAGCAGTTTAGTAAGGCGAAGGAAAGCGAG GCCCTCGTCCAGGAAAATGCACAGCTGCAGTTGTCTTTGAAGGTGTATGAAAAAGAGGTGGAAGTCTTGAAACAAGAACTAGCGCAGAATCCCACTGAGGCCGCACGAAGCTGGATGCAGGAGAAGCTGCTGCTACACAAGGAC TTAACTACAttgaggctgaaactttgtgacACTGAATATTCAAAGTCTGAAGCTATCCAGCGGTTATCAAGACAT AAGGATATACTGAAAGCTAACCTAGCGCACTCCGAGGCAGAAGTACAGAAACTGGACGACATCATTGTCAGAATACGACAG GTTCTCCTTTCTATACCAGAGATTGTAAACAACTGTGATAAACTGAGAACATTAATGGAGTTCCTAAACTAG
- the RSKR gene encoding ribosomal protein S6 kinase-related protein, which produces MGAASSDTKSIASLSSNSWVHPWKGFWNGEIRTPSRLRQLWDTGCTVKNKLKTSHQTSPSEEKGAEWTLPQCVALFLPEFPVWSPTTQPELKILGCVAKGSIGPVLKVFNCSEQKIFALKVLPKGEVLRRNTLRQCKEEVSIQRQVKHPFIQCLGESWQGQRHLFIMCNYCSYGDLYSLWMSAKYIDEDTIRLFAAELVSVLVYLHNLGIIHRDVKMENILLDERGHLKLSDFGLSRHLPYGDRAYTICGTLQYMAPEVLSGGPYSHSADWFSLGVLLFAIAAGEFPVPSATDHTMMLERVNDATYDIPQTLSRGLSHLLKELLCKVPRQRPRYLHQFKNHIFFRGITLDPALLQKCPVDLVLKMRKSEVTIQSDCDCFEDFDWDLTQTLQFPCPA; this is translated from the exons ATGGGAGCTGCAAGCAGTGACACCAAG AGTATCGCCTCGTTGTCATCCAACTCATGGGTTCATCCCTGGAAAGGTTTCTGGAATGGGGAAATCAGGACTCCATCACGTCTCCGCCAGTTGTGGGACACTGGCTGTACAGTAAAGAACAAGCTTAAGACATCGCATCAGACTAGTCCTTCAGAAGAGAAGGGGGCAGAGTGGACTCTCCCGCAGTGCGTAGCCTTATTCCTGCCGGAGTTCCCAGTGTGGTCTCCAACTACACAGCCAGAGTTAAAG ATTTTAGGCTGCGTTGCTAAAGGATCCATTGGCCCAGTCCTCAAGGTGTTCAACTGCTCAGAACAAAAGATCTTTGCCTTAAAG GTATTACCCAAAGGGGAGGTTCTACGTCGCAACACCCTGAGACAATGTAAAGAGGAGGTCAGCATACAG AGGCAGGTAAAGCATCCATTCATCCAATGCCTTGGAGAGAGCTGGCAGGGGCAGCGCCATCTTTTCATTA TGTGCAACTACTGTAGTTACGGGGATCTGTATTCCTTGTGGATGTCTGCAAAGTACATTGATGAAGACACAATAAGGCTATTTGCTGCTGAATTGGTATCTGTGTTAG TGTATCTCCATAACTTGGGTATCATACACAGAGATGTAAAG ATGGAAAACATACTTCTAGATGAGAGAG gacACTTGAAATTATCAGATTTTGGACTTTCCAGGCACCTTCCTTATGGAGACCGTGCATATACCATCTGTGGGACCCTTCAGTATATGG CTCCTGAAGTTCTTTCTGGGGGTCCATATAGCCATTCtgctgactggttctctttaggAGTCCTGTTATTTGCAATTGCAGCTGGAGAG TTCCCTGTTCCCTCTGCTACAGACCATACGATGATGCTAGAGAGGGTTAATGATGCTACATACGACATTCCACAGACTCTAAGCCGAGGACTGTCACATCTTTTAAAGGAG TTGCTCTGCAAAGTCCCAAGACAGAGGCCACGTTACCTCCATCAGTTCAAGAATCACATATTCTTCCGAGGAATTACTTTGGATCCTGCACTACTCCAAAAATGCCCAGTTGATCTTGTCTTAAAAATGAGGAAATCAGAAGTCACCATACAGTCAGACTGTGATTGTTTTGAAGACTTTGACTGGGACTTAACACAAACTCTTCAATTTCCTTGTCCAGCCTAA